A genomic region of Arachis hypogaea cultivar Tifrunner chromosome 5, arahy.Tifrunner.gnm2.J5K5, whole genome shotgun sequence contains the following coding sequences:
- the LOC112803489 gene encoding uncharacterized protein: MADVPPPSLSELMRMVAELQQANQRMADENQIMAAQIAELNHVRIEHDDARQAEDEEHHSQPTHVSETAQHEEQQPEDKKEESEDSVGPFTEEVMNFELPKRITLPLTLTPYDGLGDPRKFIKKFRSIMIVNGASDTVLCRCFPNYLDGPALDWLCALPAGSISRFHQLAKLFEEHFARSAIYLHDSDYLNTIKQGPSESLKDYMTRFTKVAISIPDLHPEVHLHAIKSGLRPGRFQETIAVAKPKTLAEFCEKAKGQIDIEELRQARKSDKSHFREEDKSSSLKKSFKLTPRFDSYTQFNTKREDIIKEILNSKLIKPPRKAGTYQDAKNVDKSRYCTFHQKHGHNTDDCVVAKDLLERLARQGHLDKYIGGHIQKRGPSSTTHDLSEQHRGKEKASSSQYERPRGIINCISGGYASGGYSNSARKRSFRAICSVDGTKQDATISNPQPEVTFTHADFNSNIQNLDDPVVITLQLGDLLVKKVLLDPGSSSDVLFYSTFQKMKLSDNMLQPTGGDLVGFSGERVPVLGSVWLQTTLGEQSLSKTNDIQYLVVDCFSPYNLILGRPFLNKFGAIVFTVHLCVKFPLQDHQVVTIHGDHKEARHCYNISMKFQNRSTQQVNNVGLNQKEDTLAELDPRADFPDRPKPSDDLQKVYFNNDSNKFTYVGTSLNASELQAITIFLQEHADLFA; the protein is encoded by the coding sequence ATGGCTGACGTGCCACCCCCTTCACTGTCCGAACTCATGCGAATGGTAGCTGAGCTACAACAAGCCAATCAACGAATGGCTGACGAGAACCAAATAATGGCTGCTCAAATTGCCGAACTAAATCATGTTCGGATTGAGCACGACGATGCTCGTCAAGCAGAGGACGAGGAGCATCATTCCCAACCGACTCATGTTTCAGAAACCGCTCAGCACGAAGAGCAACAACCCGAAGACAAAAAAGAAGAGTCCGAGGACTCCGTAGGCCCTTTTACAGAAGAAGTGATGAACTTCGAATTACCAAAGAGGATCACCTTGCCGTTGACCCTCACGCCTTATGATGGACTCGGTGACCCAAGGAAGTTCATAAAGAAATTCCGATCAATAATGATCGTCAATGGTGCATCAGATACAGTCTTATGTCGTTGTTTTCCGAATTatttagacggtcctgcacttgattggttgtgTGCTTTGCCTGCAGGTTCCATTTCGCGCTTCCATCAGTTGGCGAAGTTATTTGAAGAACATTTCGCCAGATCCGCAATATATTTGCACGACTCCGATTACCTAAACACTATCAAACAAGGGCCAAGCGAAAGCTTAAAGGACTATATGACTCGCTTTACCAAGGTCGCAATCAGCATACCAGATCTCCATCCCGAGGTCCATCTGCACGCAATTAAAAGCGGCCTCCGACCCGGGAGGTTCCAGGAGACGATCGCGGTGGCGAAGCCGAAGACTCTAGCAGAATTTTGCGAGAAAGCAAAAGGACAAATTGACATCGAGGAGCTCAGACAAGCTCGGAAATCTGACAAGTCGCACTTCCGCGAAGAAGATAAGAGCTCATCCcttaaaaaaagttttaaactaaCACCCCGATTCGATTCTTATACGCAGTTTAACACCAAGAGGGAAGACATAATCAAGGAAATCTTGAACTCCAAACTAATCAAGCCGCCGAGAAAAGCCGGAACGTACCAAGATGCAAAGAACGTGGACAAATCAAGGTACTGCACTTTCCACCAGAAACACGGCCACAATACCGATGATTGCGTGGTCGCCAAAGATCTTTTAGAACGATTAGCCAGACAAGGGCACCTtgacaaatacattggtggtcaCATCCAAAAGCGCGGCCCAAGTTCCACAACACATGACCTCTCAGAACAACACCGAGGAAAAGAAAAGGCATCTTCAAGCCAATATGAAAGACCCCGAGGTATAATCAATTGTATTTCAGGAGGATACGCAAGTGGAGGATACTCAAACTCGGCAAGAAAAAGATCATTCAGAGCAATATGCTCGGTAGACGGAACAAAACAAGATGCAACGATCTCTAATCCACAACCAGAAGTCACTTTCACACACGCCGACTTCAACTCCAACATACAAAATTTGGACGACCCTGTGGTAATCACCCTTCAGCTAGGAGATCTATTAGTGAAAAAAGTACTCTTAGATCCCGGAAGCAGTTCCGACGTCCTATTTTACTCCACGTTTCAAAAGATGAAGCTCAGCGACAACATGCTACAGCCCACAGGAGGAGACTTGGTCGGTTTCTCGGGAGAACGCGTTCCAGTCCTCGGttcagtgtggttacaaaccacactgggtGAGCAATCTCTTTCAAAAACTAATGACATTCAATATTTAGTAGTCGACTGTTTCAGTCCATATAACCTTATTCTCGGCCGACCTTTTCTGAATAAGTTCGGCGCTATTGTATTCACAGTTCATCTCTGTGTAAAGTTTCCATTGCAGGACCACCAGGTTGTTACCATCCATGGCGACCACAAAGAGGCAAGACATTGTTACAACATCAGCATGAAATTCCAAAATCGTTCAACGCAACAAGTCAACAACGTCGGCCTAAACCAAAAAGAGGACACGCTAGCAGAACTCGACCCAAGAGCTGACTTTCCCGATCGGCCAAAACCCTCCGACGACCTACAAAAAGTGTATTTCAACAATGACTCTAATAAATTCACATATGTAGGCACCTCACTCAATGCATCCGAGTTGCAAGCTATAACAATCTTCCTACAAGAACACGCCGACCTTTTCGCATGA